In the Carboxydothermus hydrogenoformans Z-2901 genome, CCGAGAGGGTTTTTGTTTAAATAAAAGAAACATAATTTTTCACCCAATCGACGATCACGGTAACCATCAACGAAGAATTGCCATCCGTAAACTGTAGTCGCCCAGTGAGGCTCGTAGTACCCCCCTGGTGTAATTTTAACTTTCACTGCTGCCATAGGGCTACCGTATAAGGCAACATAAAATCGGATTGTTCCTGTAGGTGTAAGATGAGCAATAATTACCGATAAAAAGATCAAGGCTGTTCAGTTACAGGCATTCCCTTACAATTACGCTACGCATCAAGGAAAGATTATAATTGGTAAGTTTAGAGCCATGTTTAAATACGCCTTGGAGCTCTTCTGGCATCGTACTGGAGTTTTTGAATAGGAGAAGCTTTCTCGTGAATTTCTTTTATGTCATCCTGCGAAAGCCTAACATAACGCCTTGTCATTGTTAAATCCGTATGACCGAGTATCCTCTGAAGGCTAAATGGATCACCGCCTCCTTTCAAAAATTCAATGGCAAAGGTGTGACGTAAACCGTAAGGCGTAACCTTCACCCCTGCTTCTTCACAGTAACGCTTCACTATGCGAGACCACCTCTGCGCTGTTAGCTGTCTCCCGTTTTCACTCGCAAAGAGAGGCACTTCATTACTCCACCATGAAGGTCTTATTTTAAGGAACCTCATTAAAGCCTGTACCGTAAATGGTGAGATTACCAAAGTCCTTCCTATGCGTGTTTTAGCAACATCGGCGCGCACGTAAATTTCCCTTGCGTCAAGGTTTAAATCATCAGGTTTGATTTGTAGCAGTTCGCTGGGCCTTGCTCCTGTATCAATCTGCACGAGCATAAGGCAGTAATCCCTCAACCCTGCATAAGTTTTCTTGTCTGGCTGAGCCAAAAGCTTCTTTACCGCCTCAATCGAAACGTGCCTCACGTTAGAGATATCCTCTTTTGCCTTCCTTATGCCGTCTGTGGGGTTGGCAGGGAGATAGCCTTCACGCACACACCAATTAAAAAACGCCTTGAGGTATTGCAATTTGATGTTCCTATATCGCGGTGAAGATGGTTCGCTCAAATGCTGGAGGATCGCTTTTCGGACGGCCTCATAGGTCGGATTAGCACCTGTAAGCTCCATGAACTTTTCGATATGCCAACGGTAATCTTCTAAAGTGCGCGGTGCTAGTCCGTCAGCTTGTCTTGCAATGAGAAATTCTTCTTTGAGCTGGCTCAAGTTTACTTCCAAAGATTTCTTGAAGGGTATCGGTTTAGGCATAATAAAAGACCCCCCTCAGTGGTATCGGATTTTTGAGGTAGGGTCAATCCGCAAAACGCAGATTTTTCAAGGCTGGAGCGGGAAACGGGATTCGAACCCGCGACCCTCGGCTTGGGAAGCCGATGCTCTACCCCTGAGCTACTCCCGCAGGATGGTGACCCCACCGGGATTCGAACCCGGGTTACCGCCTTGAAAGGGCGGTGTCTTAACCACTTGACCATGGGGCCAAAATAAAATGGTGAGCCATGGAGGACTCGAACCTCCGACACCCTGATTAAAAGTCAGGTGCTCTACCAACTGAGCTAATGGCTCATCCATGCAAAAATTATATTACAATAAATCATTCACAGTGTCAACAACTTTTATCAAGAATTTATACTGTTAATTATTAACAACGAAGAGTAGCCACCATTCGGTCGTTATTGGTTAATAATTTTAGTGCATCCAAAGGTGATTTTACGACAATATCAGCGTTTAGTAAGGCTTCAATACTGGCCCCTTCTTCTTCGATAACTAAAATCCCTAAAGCCGCTTCCTTTAACATTAGTCGGTCATTGTAACCATTACCAATAGCCACCGTCTTTTCCGCCCCAAGTTTTTTTATAAACTCAAGTTTTTCTGGAGCACCGGGATCCCCCACTATCACCACTTCCACATAAGGAAGAAGAGATAGCTCTTCCTTTACCTTACCAAAGGTATCACGGGTTAAAACGTAAATTTTTAAATTCTTACTTAGCTCTTCCAAAAGTTCTTTCACCCCGGGCAATAGCTTTCCGTCTACGGCAACTGTACCATTATAGTCCATTACCAAATACGATAAATTTAAAGTAAATCTTCCCGGAATCTCGATGGTTAACATTATCCTTCTCTCCTGTTTTCCAGTATATATTTTTCTAAATAAGATTCATAAAGAGTCCATAATCGATTGGTTACCGAATAGTCATGGAATTCCCGCTGGTCGAGCTGACCTACGGGAATAATCCCCCGCACCGAATTGGTAAAAAATATTTCCGTTGCCCCTAATATTTCTTCGGCGGGATATTTACCTTCCGATACCGGAATACCGGCTACTCGGGCCAGTTCTAAAATAAGCTCCCGGGCAATTCCGGGTAAAACCAGATTTTTCTCCGGGGTTTTCAATACCCCATTTTTAACCCAGAAAAGATTCGCCATACTGCCTTCAGCCAAATAACCTTCTAAAGTAAGCCGGATACCTTCCATAATACCTTTTTTCTGACATTCTTTAGCCGCTAACACCTGGGGAAGCTGGTTTAAAGTTTTAATCTGTCCTATAACCAGTTTAGGCGGTAATACCGGAACCGAAAGAAAAGAGGTTTTTATTGGCTTAAATTCCCTTGAAGGCGGGGAAGACAAACTCATTAAAACCGTTGGCTCTAAATCCTTAGCCGGCAAAAGCCCCCGCTCGCCTACTCCGCGGCTTACGATAATTTTTAAAACTCCGTTAACCACATTATTTTCTTTAAGATACTCCCTTATCTTCGATATCAATTGTTCCTTACTATAAGGTAACTTTATTTCTAATAATTGCAACCCCAAAAATAGCCTTTGGAGATGCTTTTCCAGTAAAAACGGTACTCCGGAAAAAACGCCAATTGTCTCAAAAACTCCATCACCATAGGAAAATCCCCGGTCAAAAGGGGATATTGCCGCCTTTTCCCGGGGAAGAATTTTGCCGCAAATAAACACCTTATCCATTTTTAAAAAACCTGGTCTAAAATAATAGTTTGATCCCGGCGGGTTCCCACCGAAATAATTTTAATGGGAACACCGGTAATCTCCTCAATTTTTCTTAAGTAGTTTCTGGCGTTTTCCGGAAGATCGGTAAGCTTCCTGGCTCCGGTAATATCTTCACTCCACCCCGGAAGCTCCTCATAAACCGGTTCACACTGGGACAACTCTTTTAAACTGGCAGGAAATTCATTTATGACCTTTCCATTGAACCGGTACCCTACCGCTATTTTTATGGTTTTTAGCCCGGTTAAAACATCAAGCTTGGTAACCGCAAGTCCGGATAAACCGTTTACCCTGGCGGCATAGCGAGCAATTACCCCGTCAAACCAGCCGCAGCGGCGGGGTCGTCCGGTGGTAGTGCCAAATTCGTACCCCTGTTTTCTTAAAAACTCGCCGGTTTCATCTAACAGCTCGGTAGGAAAGGGACCACTTCCTACCCGCGTGGTGTAGGCCTTTACCACACCAATTACTTCATGAATTTTTGTTGGTCCAATACCTGCACCAATACACGCAGCCCCCGCCACCGGATGGCTGGAAGTAACATAGGGATAGGTTCCATGGTCTAAATCTAAAAGGGTCCCCTGAGCTCCTTCAAAGAGAACTTTTTGACCGCTTTCAATAGCATCGTTAATCAACCGGGAAGTATCGGTAGCGTAAGGCCTAATAATTTCAGCATATTCTAAATACTCGTGGTAGAGTTCATCATAGGAAAACCCTTCTACCCCATAAATTTTTTCCAAAAGATTATTTTTTTCTTTTAAATTTAAAGCCAGTTTCTCCGCAAATAGTTCCTTATCTAAAAGGTCACATACCCTGATCCCTGTCCTTGCCGCTTTATCCCGGTAAGCGGGACCAATACCCCGTTTGGTTGTACCTATTTTGTTTTCCCCTTTATCTTCTTCTTCCAGCTCATCGAGTTTCTTGTGGTAGGGCATAATAAGATGAGCCCGCAAGCTTATCTTTAAGTTAGCGGTTGTAACCCCCCGCTGTCTAAGGTATTCCAATTCTTCTTTTAAAACTTTAGGGTCAATTACCACTCCGTTACCGATAACACAAATTTTTTCAGGGTATAAAATCCCCGAGGGAATGAGATGAAGCTTAAAGGAATTTTCCCCTACCACAACGGTATGTCCGGCATTATTTCCTCCCTGGTAACGAACCACCAGGTCAGCTTTTTCTGCCAGAAAGTCAGTAATCTTTCCTTTCCCTTCGTCCCCCCACTGGGTTCCAATTAAAACTACAGTTGTCAACTATAAACTCCCCCTTAAAGGCGTCTTGCCAGCTCACGGCCAATAAGTACTCCCGAAGCAGAAGCCTGAATAAGTCCCCGGGTTACCCCTGCACCGTCGCCGGCAGCAAAAAGATTTTGAATTTTAGTTTCCAAAACTGGACTCAATTCTAAGCGTGAAGAGTAAAACTTTACTTCTACTCCGTAAAGCAAGGTATTTCTATTAAATACTCCAGGAGCAATTTTGTCCAAAGCTTGAAGCATTTCTACCAAAGCCATTAAATGGCGGTAGGGAAAGACCAAACTTAAGTCTCCCGGAGTAGCATCTTCCAGGGTCGGCCGCACCAAACCTTTTTTGAGCCGTTCCTCGGTAGTCCGGCGACCGTCCATTAAATCCCCCAGCCGCTGTACTAATACCCCACCTCCTAATAGGTTAGCAAGCCGGGCAATGTACTTGCCGTAGGCAATAGGTTCTTTAAAGGGATGGGTGAATGTTTTGCTGACAAGCAGGGCAAAGTTGGTGTTTTCCGTTTTCTTGTGGGCATGAGAATGACCGTTAACGGTAATAATCCCATCGTTGTTTTCCTGTACTACTTCGCCGTAGGGATTCATGCAAAAGGTTCTTACTTTATCTTCAAAAGTTTTCGAGTAGTAAATAAACTTTGATTCATACACCACTTTGGTAATTGGCTCCAGTACTACCGCGGGCAGCTCAACCCGCACCCCGATATCTACGGGGTTAACGGCCGTTTTAAGCCCAAGCTTTAAAGACTCTTTTAAAAGCCATTCAGCCCCTTCCCGGCCAGGAGCAACAATCACAGCCTCACCTTCATAATATTCGCCGGAAGTGGTCTGAACTCCTTTTACTTTCCCGTGATCAGCTATAATTTCTGCTACCGGAGTATTGGTAGCAATATCCACCCCCCGCCGCAAAAGCTCTTCTTTCATTGCGGCAACTATTTCTAAGGCACGACCGGTTCCCAGGTGGCGAATAGGCGCCGGAACCAACCTTAAATCGGCTAAGATCGCTCTCTTTTGGATTTCCCGGATTTCCTCTTCCCGGTCTATACCATAAACCTCGTTCGGAGCGCCAAATTTAAGATATATATTATCAACGTATTTTATGAGCTCGTTTAATTCCTTTTCGCCAATGTACTCACCCAGATGTCCCCCCACTTCGGTGGACAGGGTAAGCTTACCATCGGAAACCGCTCCAGCCCCGCCCCAACCGGTTACAATCGCGCAGGGCTTGCAATTAATACACGGTATGCCCCTTTCTTTTGAGGGACAAATCCTTTTATTAACGTCAGGGCCTTTTTCCAAAATAAGCACTTTCGCTTCGGGTTTCAACGAGGTAATCTCCAGGGCGGCAAAAATTCCCGCCGGACCTGCCCCGACAATTATCACATCATACTTTTTCATCAAAATTACACCTCCTTCAAAACCCAATTTATGATAGCAGTTAGGTATCAATGTGTCAAGAAAAAAGGGGCTTATAAAGCCCCTTTTTACATGTATACTTTATTAAAAAACAGCTACAAGATACTTAAGTGCTGTTAATAATATTATTCCCGGTAAATCCAAAACACCTGCAATCACCACAGTTACCGGATTTATCGGTAAATGCCAGCCAATTTTATCACCGATTAAATTAAATACCCCAAGTAAAATAAAGCCAATAACAAGCCAAAAAAAGATTTTTTTAAGCACCAAACCCAAAAGCTCCACCGGATATCCCCCCGGTAATACTTATGAAGCTTTTGGACAACTTATTCCAAAACTCTTCGACCTTCTAAGGCTTTTCGGATAGTTAATTCATCGGCATACTCAATATCGCTTCCCACCGGTAAACCGTGGGCAATTCTCGTTACTTTAAAATTTAAAGGTTTTAAAAGGGATGCTAAATACATGGCCGTTGCTTCCCCTTCAACGGTGGGATTAGTGGCAATTATTATTTCCTCCACCGGCTCCCGGGAAAGCCTCAATAACAACTCTCTTACCTTTAAATCTTCCGGCCCTATCCCTTTAATTGGCGATAAAACTCCGTGAAGAACATGATATATCCCATTAAAGCTCCCGGTTCGCTCCATAGCTGCCACATCTTTGGCTTCTTCTACAACCATTAAAAGCCGGTGATTGCGACCGGGATTCCGGCAAATGGCACAGGGATCAGTATCGGTCAGGTTAAAACAGATGGAGCAGTATCTGGTATTTTTCCGGGCAGTTATTATTGCTTCTGCTAAAGCCCGTGCTTCTTCTTCAGGAATTTCTAAAAGATAGAGGGCTAATTTTTGCGCCGTTTTTGGACCAATCCCCGGAAGTTTGGCAAGATGTTCGATAAGTTTTGCTACCGGTTCTGCAAAATACAATTTCCCGCTTCCCCCTTAAAACAATCCGGGAAGGTTTAAATTAAGGCCGCCGGTAATCTTATTCATCTCTTCCGCTACCATATCTTTTGATTTTCTCAAAGCTTCGTTCACGGCAGCGGTAATCATATCCGCCAGCATTTCCACATCTTCCGGGTCTACCGCTTGGGGATTGATGGTTAAGGATACCAATTCCTGCTTGCCGTTCACCACGGCCTTAACCATTCCCCCACCGGAGGTAGCTTCAACGGTTTTTTCATTTAGTCCTTCCTGAAGCTTAGCCATATCCTGCTGCATTTTCTGTACCTGCTTTAACATTTTTTGCATATTACCCATGTTGCCAAACATCTTTATTCCTCCTCTTTATTGATAATGACAACTTTATCATCACCAAAAAGCTCTTTTGCTTTCTTTAGAGCTTTTGGTTCATCTGTTTTTTCTTCTAAAGAATGTTTTTTTACGTTAAAAGTAATTTTTAAACCTTCCCCCAGAGCTTCGGTAAAAACTTCCTTAATTATCGCTTTGACCTGAGAGCCTTTTTTGTAGTGAATAATCCAGTTTAGAGGCTCTTCATCGGTAAAAACTATTTTTATGCTATCGGCAGTTTTAAAGGGAATACCTTTACTTAAGTGAATCGCAAGAGGGGGAGAAATTTCCCGGGTTTTCTGTAAAACTTCCTGCCATTCAGAAGTTTTTAAAAGATTTATGGCACCTAAAGATTTTTCTTCATTTAACTTCTGCTTTTCCTTTTTACTTTCCTCTTTGCTATCCTCTACTGGTTTTAAAATGGTCGCTGGCTTTAACAATTTTCCCTCTAAATTCCTCGCCACTTTTAAAAGACCTACTTCCGCCCAGATCCGGGGAAAACTTGCATAACGGACTTCCCGCTCAAGACGAGCTATATCATCCCACAAAAGAAAAAGTTTATCCTCCTCCCAAAGGGCCGCTTCACTCCTTAATTTTTCCAGTACTTCAGGCATTAGTTCTTCAACTTCTATACCGTTTTTTATTAAATTTAAATAACGAACATACTGTAAAATTTGCTGAACAAAAAGCTTGACATCAAGCCCCCGCTCCACCACTTCCGCTATTTCGTTGATTATTTTTAGTTGGTTATTTTCCCGGATAGCAGAAATAAGTTCTAATATTTTCCTCCAGCTGACAAACCCCAGGACTTTTAAGGTATCTTCTACCGTAATTTTGGGATTAAACACCAGTATCTGATCCATTAAACTTAAAGCATCTCTAAGTCCGCCTTCAGAAGCCTCGGCAATTAAATGTAGGGCTTCCGCTTCATACTGAAGCTTCTCTTTTTCCGCAATATTTTTTAAATGCTCCCAGATTGTTTTGGTGCTGATTCTTTTAAAATCAAAGCGCTGGCAACGGGAAACAATGGTCACCGGCACTTTGTTAAACTCGGTGGTTGCTAAAATAAAAATTACATGTTCCGGCGGCTCTTCCAGAGTTTTTAAAAGGGCGTTAAACGCTTCATTAGTCAGCATATGCACTTCGTCAATGATGTATACTTTGTATTTACCCTGGGCCGGAACCAGTTTGATAGATTCCCGCAATTCCCGGATTTCATCTATCCCCCGGTTGGATGCGGCATCTATTTCAAACACATTTAAAAGGCTCTGGTTGTTAATCCCAATGCACGAAGGGCACTGGTTGCACGGCTCTCCCTCTACAGGGTGTTCGCAGTTTACCGCTTTGGCCAGAACCTTGGCGGTAGTGGTTTTCCCCGTCCCCCGGGGTCCAGAGAAAAGGTAAGCATGGGCCACCTGCATTGTGGCCACCGCATTTTTTAAGATTTTCACAATGGTTTCCTGTCCGACAATCTCCGAAAAGGTTTTTGGCCGCCATTTGCGGTATAACGCCAGATACATAACTTTCACCCGAAAAATTTAATCTATAGCTAAAATCCTAACACTTCAATATAATAAATTATAAAGACTTTGGCTCTAACGCAAAGGAGACTACCATGATTATAGGCGTCCTTACTTTAGAGCTTTATATCCCTCAATCCCAATCGTTAAAAGAAAAGCGGATGGTCTTAAAAAGTATCACCGAAAAAATAAAACATAATTACAACGTTTCCATCGCCGAAGTAGGAAATCAAAACCTCTGGCAAAGGTCTACCCTGGCTTTAGCAGCGGTATCTTTAAAAAAAGACGATATAGAAAAGGTTTTTGCCAAGATCGAAAACATCATCGAACAGAATGGTAACGTCTTAATTACCGAAAGGTTCAAAGAATTTATTTAAGTTTGGGCCGAACAAAAATAAGATAAACTATTATTCCCAGTGGAAAGGTAACGAATAAAAGAACAGTGGCAATTAATCCTAAAAGAAAGCCTTTTTTATTGCGTATCCCTAAACCAATGTAGAGAGCGATAAAAAAGTTTAGCAGAATAATCCAGGGATTAGACCACAGAATAAGGTATTTCGTTAACATTTTTCCACCTTTACTCTTTTAACGTATTAAAGTTAAATACCCACTAGCCAAAAGGACGTTCATTTGCTGAACTTTTTTAATAAAGTCCTTTTGTTCTTCTGTTAATTCAGGTAAGGATAATTCTTTAGTTACAACCAAGCCAGCAGGAATAAATTTTTCCGCTTTAATTTCCATATCCTGAACAATCGCTCTATGGCCTACAAAAACCCATTCATTTAGTACCGCTTTAAATACCAACGCCCCAAAACCAATAAAGCAGTTTTCCCTGATATCTACCGGACCGTGAATAATTGCACCGTGGGCTATTGATACGTTGCTGCTAATTTTTACTTCTGTTCCCGCCAAAGCATGGATTATTACCCCATCCTGAACATTTACATTATTACCAATCGTAATCGGGCTTACCTCTCCGTTTTCGGGCTCATCGGCCCGGATAACCGCGTTGGGACCGATAAAACAATTGTCCCCTATTATCACCTTACCAATTATTTGAGCCGAGTGATGAATATAAGTATTTTGCCCAATCACCGGAAAATCGCCAAATGGGTTAGGAGATAACATTTAACCCCTCCGTAGTACCATTTTTATATATATTTTAATATTTTTCGGTGAAAAAAAATAGCCTTTAAGCTTAAAATTAAAAGGAGGTACCGCTATCCGATACCTCCTTTTAATTTTAATGCCGTGCAACTGCCGTCGAGTTTATCGTACGAGCGTTACCCCGGTAGTTGGCTCGATTCAGGCACCCTTGCGGCACCCGGAGGGATTTCCCTTAGTGCTGCTTCCTTCCGGACCTGACACGGTTCGGGAGTCTCCGCTGCGCAAGACCCAAATCTCATTGCTACTTGCCGGGGCCGGTCCTCACAAGGTAAACCCTCGGGCAGCCTTCAGCCCCGCTATAGCGGATTGCGGGTACAGGGCACCGCTACCTCCCCGCCTAGCACGGCAAATTTTAGCATCTTTAATTAAATTAATGGCGGAGAGGGCGGGATTTGAACCCGCGAGACAGGGATTGACCCGTCTACTCGCTCTCCAGGCGAGCGCCTTCAACCACTCAGCCACCTCTCCGCGTGCTTGAACACAAAATTAAATATTTAATTCCATGCAGATGATATTATACAACTATTTTAATGCTCAAGCAAGAGGAATTAAACTGGCGGAGAGAGTGGGATTTGAACCCACGAGGCGGGTTTTGGCCCGCCTACTCGATTTCGAGTCGAGCGCCTTCGACCACTCGGCCATCTCTCCGCACTTTTTATGCTTAATTATTTTAGCATAATTTTACCTGGTGGACAATAATTAAAATTTTCCTCTGTTCCTTTTTTCCCTGAAAAAATCTGTTATTATTTTACTCGCCTCAGCGGCAAGTACCCCGGATATCACCTCTACCCGGTGGTTTAAGCGAGGATTTCGCACTAAATCAAATAAAGTATCCACCGCTCCCGCTTTAAGGTCAGGAGCTCCGTATACCAGGGTTTTAATTCTGGCCTGATAAATCGCTCCGGCACACATAGGACACGGTTCTACGGTAACATAAAGGGTACAGTCCTTTAACTGCCAGTTTTTAAGTTTACTGGCAGCTTCTTTTAAAGCTACTATTTCCGCATGGGCCGTAGGGTCAGAAAAGGTCTCCCGGAGATTGTGCCCCCGCCCAATGATTTCCCCGTTATATACCACAACGGCGCCCACCGGGACTTCCCCTTGGAGCGCCGCTTTCTCTGCTTCCTTTAAAGCTTCAGCCATAAACTTTTCATGGTCCATGGAATCACCTGAAGAAATAAAATGGTGCGCCCGGGAGGACTCGAACCACCGACTCGCGGTTTAGGAAACCGCTGCTCTATCCACCTGAGCTACGGGCGCACTGTTTTGCAACAAATATTTTATGCCAAAGATAAATACCTGTCAAGATAGTAATTTTTGTAAGGCTTTAGCAAAATCTTCCTTTAAATCTTCAATATTCTCAATCCCCACGCTAACCCGCACCTGATTATCTGTTATGTTAAGAATTTTCTTTTCATCCGGCGGTATCTTTTGGTAAATGGTAGAATCCAGATGACAAACCAAGGTTCTGACATCGCCGATGTTGGTGGCAAGCCGCGCTATGTTAAGATTTTTTATAAAATTAAAAGCCGTCTCTTTATCTTTAAAACTTAATACAATTAAATTTCCGCCCTTGCCGCCAAGATAATTAACACAATTTTGCCACTCCACGCTATCCCCAAGACCCGGGTAATTAACTCTTATTTCCTGAAAGCTCTGTAAGAATTCGGAAAGCTCCCGGGCATTTTGCACCATACGTTCCATTCTTAAAGCCAAAGTTTCACTTCCAATTAATACCTGCCAGGCAGCGAAAGGAGATAAACACATACCCATGTCAGTTGCTAATTCCTTTTTTACATAAGCCGAAAAGGCAAGGGGTCCCGCTTCCCGCACTAAAGGATAAAGATTCTGGAAGCGTTCGTCCCATTCAAAGTTTCCGCCATCGACAATACACCCGCCAATAACCGTTCCCTGACCGGATATATATTTCGATAAGGAATGAATAACAATATTGGCCCCCAAAGAAAGGGGTTTCACCAAAAGAGGGGCTACAGTATTGTCCACCACCAGAGGTATTTTGTGCGCCTTTAAAAGAGAAACCAATCCAGCAAAGTCTGGTATTTTCAGAGTAGGATTGCCAATTGATTCCACAAATACCAGGCGAGTGCTGGAGGTTAGGTGCTTTTTGACTAACTCTGGATCCGGTGCAGGCAGTAACTTATAGGTTATCCCACAGGTTTTAGTTAAATTTTTCAATAAATTTAAAGTCCCGCCAAATAAACCAGCACACACCAAAAATTCTGCTCCGGGCTGGGCAAAAGCCATAAAGGTAAGGGCGATAGCCGCCATTCCCGAGGAAGTGGCAGTGGCCATAACTCCCCCCTCGAGCCGGGCAACCTTTTCTTCTAAAGCCGCGACCGTAGGATTGGCCACCCGGCTATAAAAAAAGCCGGGGGATTTGCCGCCAAAAATTTGTTCAAGCTTTTCCGGCTCTTTGTAAAAATAAGCAGTCTGTAAACTGGGTCCTTCGATCGCACGTTTTACCAGAAAAGTTTCGATGTGCACTTTTCCCCAACCCCCTTATTTCACCGTAATAATTATTTTATAAATCTCCTCCCCTTCTTCCTCAATCTTCTCTACCCTATGGCCATCCATTTTAAGGCTTTTCGTAACATCCGCTAAGGTATTTTTTCCTGCTAAAATTGCGGCAATTTTATCCCCGGAATTTAAGTTTGCAATTTCCGCCTGAAGAATTACATAAGTCATTGGGCAAACATACTCCCTTAAATCAATAGTTTTAATTACCTTCATTTTCCCCTTCCCCTTCGTTCAAATATTGTTCTAATTTAGCAAAACCTACCCTCTCCAAAGTTTTATAAAACCGTTCGCCTGTTTTTCCTTCCTTCCGGTAAAACTCCAGAGTCTTATCAAAAATAGCAAACATTTTTTCTTTTGAACTTATAAAAGGAATTAATTTTTTCCCAATATTAATTTTCCGGCCAAAGCTTCCGCCAAAGCTTAAACTGTAACCGTATTCTCCTCTATAAGCTTCAAAGGGACAGGCTTTAACGCAATCGCCACAACCGATACACACCTCATAATCAACACTTATTTCCTGCTGGTTTAAGGTAATGGCATTAACCGGGCAAATTTTAGTACACAACC is a window encoding:
- a CDS encoding tyrosine-type recombinase/integrase, producing MPKPIPFKKSLEVNLSQLKEEFLIARQADGLAPRTLEDYRWHIEKFMELTGANPTYEAVRKAILQHLSEPSSPRYRNIKLQYLKAFFNWCVREGYLPANPTDGIRKAKEDISNVRHVSIEAVKKLLAQPDKKTYAGLRDYCLMLVQIDTGARPSELLQIKPDDLNLDAREIYVRADVAKTRIGRTLVISPFTVQALMRFLKIRPSWWSNEVPLFASENGRQLTAQRWSRIVKRYCEEAGVKVTPYGLRHTFAIEFLKGGGDPFSLQRILGHTDLTMTRRYVRLSQDDIKEIHEKASPIQKLQYDARRAPRRI
- a CDS encoding HAD family hydrolase; translation: MLTIEIPGRFTLNLSYLVMDYNGTVAVDGKLLPGVKELLEELSKNLKIYVLTRDTFGKVKEELSLLPYVEVVIVGDPGAPEKLEFIKKLGAEKTVAIGNGYNDRLMLKEAALGILVIEEEGASIEALLNADIVVKSPLDALKLLTNNDRMVATLRC
- a CDS encoding aminotransferase class IV produces the protein MDKVFICGKILPREKAAISPFDRGFSYGDGVFETIGVFSGVPFLLEKHLQRLFLGLQLLEIKLPYSKEQLISKIREYLKENNVVNGVLKIIVSRGVGERGLLPAKDLEPTVLMSLSSPPSREFKPIKTSFLSVPVLPPKLVIGQIKTLNQLPQVLAAKECQKKGIMEGIRLTLEGYLAEGSMANLFWVKNGVLKTPEKNLVLPGIARELILELARVAGIPVSEGKYPAEEILGATEIFFTNSVRGIIPVGQLDQREFHDYSVTNRLWTLYESYLEKYILENRREG
- a CDS encoding adenylosuccinate synthase; translated protein: MTTVVLIGTQWGDEGKGKITDFLAEKADLVVRYQGGNNAGHTVVVGENSFKLHLIPSGILYPEKICVIGNGVVIDPKVLKEELEYLRQRGVTTANLKISLRAHLIMPYHKKLDELEEEDKGENKIGTTKRGIGPAYRDKAARTGIRVCDLLDKELFAEKLALNLKEKNNLLEKIYGVEGFSYDELYHEYLEYAEIIRPYATDTSRLINDAIESGQKVLFEGAQGTLLDLDHGTYPYVTSSHPVAGAACIGAGIGPTKIHEVIGVVKAYTTRVGSGPFPTELLDETGEFLRKQGYEFGTTTGRPRRCGWFDGVIARYAARVNGLSGLAVTKLDVLTGLKTIKIAVGYRFNGKVINEFPASLKELSQCEPVYEELPGWSEDITGARKLTDLPENARNYLRKIEEITGVPIKIISVGTRRDQTIILDQVF
- a CDS encoding NAD(P)/FAD-dependent oxidoreductase translates to MKKYDVIIVGAGPAGIFAALEITSLKPEAKVLILEKGPDVNKRICPSKERGIPCINCKPCAIVTGWGGAGAVSDGKLTLSTEVGGHLGEYIGEKELNELIKYVDNIYLKFGAPNEVYGIDREEEIREIQKRAILADLRLVPAPIRHLGTGRALEIVAAMKEELLRRGVDIATNTPVAEIIADHGKVKGVQTTSGEYYEGEAVIVAPGREGAEWLLKESLKLGLKTAVNPVDIGVRVELPAVVLEPITKVVYESKFIYYSKTFEDKVRTFCMNPYGEVVQENNDGIITVNGHSHAHKKTENTNFALLVSKTFTHPFKEPIAYGKYIARLANLLGGGVLVQRLGDLMDGRRTTEERLKKGLVRPTLEDATPGDLSLVFPYRHLMALVEMLQALDKIAPGVFNRNTLLYGVEVKFYSSRLELSPVLETKIQNLFAAGDGAGVTRGLIQASASGVLIGRELARRL
- a CDS encoding pro-sigmaK processing inhibitor BofA family protein, translated to MELLGLVLKKIFFWLVIGFILLGVFNLIGDKIGWHLPINPVTVVIAGVLDLPGIILLTALKYLVAVF
- the recR gene encoding recombination mediator RecR — protein: MYFAEPVAKLIEHLAKLPGIGPKTAQKLALYLLEIPEEEARALAEAIITARKNTRYCSICFNLTDTDPCAICRNPGRNHRLLMVVEEAKDVAAMERTGSFNGIYHVLHGVLSPIKGIGPEDLKVRELLLRLSREPVEEIIIATNPTVEGEATAMYLASLLKPLNFKVTRIAHGLPVGSDIEYADELTIRKALEGRRVLE
- a CDS encoding YbaB/EbfC family nucleoid-associated protein, whose product is MFGNMGNMQKMLKQVQKMQQDMAKLQEGLNEKTVEATSGGGMVKAVVNGKQELVSLTINPQAVDPEDVEMLADMITAAVNEALRKSKDMVAEEMNKITGGLNLNLPGLF
- the dnaX gene encoding DNA polymerase III subunit gamma/tau; translation: MYLALYRKWRPKTFSEIVGQETIVKILKNAVATMQVAHAYLFSGPRGTGKTTTAKVLAKAVNCEHPVEGEPCNQCPSCIGINNQSLLNVFEIDAASNRGIDEIRELRESIKLVPAQGKYKVYIIDEVHMLTNEAFNALLKTLEEPPEHVIFILATTEFNKVPVTIVSRCQRFDFKRISTKTIWEHLKNIAEKEKLQYEAEALHLIAEASEGGLRDALSLMDQILVFNPKITVEDTLKVLGFVSWRKILELISAIRENNQLKIINEIAEVVERGLDVKLFVQQILQYVRYLNLIKNGIEVEELMPEVLEKLRSEAALWEEDKLFLLWDDIARLEREVRYASFPRIWAEVGLLKVARNLEGKLLKPATILKPVEDSKEESKKEKQKLNEEKSLGAINLLKTSEWQEVLQKTREISPPLAIHLSKGIPFKTADSIKIVFTDEEPLNWIIHYKKGSQVKAIIKEVFTEALGEGLKITFNVKKHSLEEKTDEPKALKKAKELFGDDKVVIINKEEE
- a CDS encoding DUF503 domain-containing protein — its product is MIIGVLTLELYIPQSQSLKEKRMVLKSITEKIKHNYNVSIAEVGNQNLWQRSTLALAAVSLKKDDIEKVFAKIENIIEQNGNVLITERFKEFI